In Planctomycetota bacterium, a genomic segment contains:
- a CDS encoding dockerin type I repeat-containing protein codes for MHANVLTASTLAACVTATAWSQGGWTPPPPTADPLRPQEFPGGSYVLPTFPIDRRPIAFQSLRLDTANVQHLLGDNDDANGNGHPDPDDNWAGFDALITKLDALYDSGWRRIALNRATGDLSLAFADMTAWQQYGYLTFIREWADAHPEVSLEIYILPQSISFVSESDLNDPATMQDVLVDFEPWHNSGIRTIWLDSSFGNASLLEAINKSPLLYDVDSDRRTYIASEAGSGLITAPGVWPTESQIPWLAASQNPFWWSTNFGLATPVNPLLSSVGYWYMTGSLGDIEDAYNHVRGGKWLGIQVGSMPATEWVRRVCEFGNISTPADFNGDGTVNSLDYLLFMSQYSDPDDADDPTFFEGDYDQDGLVTSLDYFAFMNDYSAGGGSPRFLGVSQQPPLWPEHRTP; via the coding sequence CGCCGCCGACCGCCGATCCGCTCCGGCCCCAGGAATTCCCCGGCGGATCGTACGTCCTGCCGACTTTCCCCATCGATCGCCGGCCGATCGCCTTCCAAAGCCTGCGACTGGACACGGCCAACGTCCAGCATCTTCTTGGCGACAATGACGACGCCAATGGCAATGGTCATCCCGATCCGGACGACAACTGGGCGGGATTCGATGCACTTATTACCAAGCTCGACGCGCTGTACGACAGCGGCTGGCGCCGCATCGCGCTAAACCGTGCAACCGGCGATCTTTCGCTCGCGTTCGCCGACATGACGGCATGGCAGCAGTACGGCTACCTGACGTTCATCCGCGAGTGGGCCGACGCGCACCCCGAGGTATCGCTCGAGATCTACATCCTGCCGCAGTCCATCTCGTTTGTAAGCGAGAGCGATCTCAACGATCCGGCGACGATGCAGGACGTGCTGGTGGACTTCGAGCCGTGGCACAACAGCGGCATCCGGACGATCTGGCTCGATAGCAGCTTCGGTAACGCATCGCTGCTCGAGGCGATCAACAAGAGCCCGCTGCTGTACGACGTTGATTCGGATCGCAGGACGTACATCGCGAGCGAAGCGGGGTCCGGGCTTATCACCGCGCCGGGCGTCTGGCCCACTGAGTCCCAGATTCCCTGGCTCGCCGCGAGCCAGAATCCTTTCTGGTGGAGCACGAACTTTGGCCTCGCAACGCCCGTCAACCCGCTGCTCTCCAGCGTTGGCTATTGGTACATGACCGGAAGTCTCGGCGACATCGAGGACGCGTACAACCACGTACGCGGGGGCAAGTGGCTCGGCATCCAAGTCGGATCGATGCCGGCGACCGAGTGGGTCCGTCGAGTGTGCGAGTTCGGGAACATCAGCACCCCCGCCGACTTCAACGGCGATGGCACCGTCAACAGCCTGGACTACCTCCTGTTTATGTCGCAGTACTCGGATCCCGATGACGCCGACGACCCGACGTTCTTCGAGGGCGACTACGACCAGGACGGCTTGGTCACGAGCCTCGACTACTTTGCGTTCATGAACGACTACTCGGCGGGCGGTGGCTCCCCCCGGTTCCTCGGGGTCTCGCAGCAGCCGCCGCTGTGGCCGGAGCACCGGACGCCCTGA
- a CDS encoding glycosyl hydrolase yields the protein MSAETFAGLELRSIGPALMSGRVSDLAVHPEDQSTWYVAVGSGNLWKTTNAGTTWNAIFDDQGSYSIGCVTLDPRNPEVVWVGTGENVGGRHVGYGDGVYRSRDGGASWEHLGLRDSQHIGMIAVDPRDSDTVYVAAEGPLWSPGGDRGLFKSTDGGQTWEKILGGSEYTGVNELHLDPRNPDVMYAVTQQRFRNVAALINGGPESGIHKSTDGGRTWRELTSGIPSEDKGRIGLAVSPIDPDIVYATIELAHRQGGFYRSTDRGESWTKGAEYISGGTGPHYYQEIFASPHKLDRVYQMDVRAHVTEDGGKTFRRLQETHKHSDNHALAFNPSDPEYLLMGSDGGLYESWDLGETWKFTANLPVTQFYKVAVDYDEPFYHVIGGTQDNATQYGPSRTDNIHGIRNSDWMITVFGDGHQPAIDPTNPDIIYSQWQQGNLVRHDRKTGEIVYIQPQPGADEETDRFNWDAPILISPHDPARLFFASQRVWQSDDRGESWVAISGDLSRGIERLTEPMMGRVWSFDAIWDLYAMSKYGTITSLSESPQQAGLIYAGTDDGLIHVTEDGGRTWRAAGPLPEVPDFAFVNDIKAGLHDADTVYVCLDNHKAGDFAPYALKSSDRGRTWTSIGANLPDRHIVWRLVQDHIKPELLFVGTEFGVFFSVNDGQDWIELTGGVPNIPFRDLAIQTREDDLVGATFGRGFYILDDYSPLRSVSEDTLEQDVDLFPVRDAWWYVPRRTLGYGQKASQGDAFFVAPNPPFGATFTYYLREPLETRKEIRTKRETKIAETGGDTPTPGWDALREEEQEEPPAVVLTVRDANGDVVRHITGPTQRGIHRVQWSLTYPSTDPWVADRGEDSVYAIGDPDDGVLVTPGTYTVHLSTRVDGELIDSGKSEQFEVVPLRKSGTLPGASPSDLVAFNRGIAEMQRSVAGARRVLQDTGRRLGAIRQTLDRSIVDDATLGDEVRLMARRVADMQERLSGNERRGLANDQGPVSISRRLSVAQFGTQYALHGPTPTHRESYDIARRTFADLKAELDRLVTRELPELERRLDEAGLPWTPGRAVPGR from the coding sequence ATGAGCGCCGAGACGTTCGCCGGACTGGAGCTGCGATCGATCGGCCCCGCGCTCATGTCGGGTCGCGTGTCCGATCTCGCCGTGCATCCGGAGGACCAGAGCACGTGGTACGTCGCCGTCGGAAGCGGCAATCTATGGAAGACGACCAACGCGGGCACCACCTGGAACGCCATCTTCGACGACCAGGGCTCATACTCGATCGGCTGCGTGACGCTCGATCCGCGCAATCCCGAGGTCGTCTGGGTTGGCACCGGCGAGAACGTCGGCGGACGCCACGTCGGCTACGGCGACGGCGTGTACCGGAGCCGCGACGGTGGTGCGTCGTGGGAGCACCTCGGGCTGAGGGACTCGCAGCACATCGGGATGATCGCGGTCGATCCGCGTGACTCGGACACCGTGTACGTCGCCGCCGAGGGTCCGCTGTGGTCCCCCGGCGGCGATCGCGGACTGTTCAAGTCCACCGACGGCGGGCAGACCTGGGAGAAGATCCTCGGCGGGAGCGAATACACCGGTGTCAACGAACTACACCTCGATCCGCGCAACCCCGACGTCATGTACGCCGTGACGCAGCAGCGCTTCCGGAACGTCGCAGCCCTGATCAACGGCGGGCCGGAGAGCGGCATCCACAAGTCCACCGACGGCGGACGCACCTGGCGGGAACTCACCAGCGGCATCCCATCGGAGGACAAGGGCCGCATCGGCCTTGCCGTCTCGCCGATCGATCCGGACATCGTCTACGCGACCATCGAACTCGCCCACCGCCAGGGCGGCTTCTACCGCAGCACCGATCGCGGCGAATCCTGGACGAAGGGCGCCGAGTACATCTCGGGCGGCACGGGTCCCCACTACTACCAGGAGATCTTCGCAAGCCCGCACAAGCTCGACCGGGTCTACCAGATGGACGTGCGTGCGCACGTGACCGAAGATGGTGGCAAGACCTTCCGGCGGCTGCAGGAGACGCACAAGCACAGCGACAACCACGCGCTCGCCTTCAACCCCAGCGATCCCGAGTACCTGCTCATGGGATCCGACGGCGGCCTGTACGAGAGCTGGGACCTCGGCGAGACGTGGAAGTTCACCGCCAACCTCCCCGTCACGCAGTTCTACAAGGTCGCCGTAGACTATGACGAGCCGTTCTACCACGTCATCGGCGGCACCCAGGACAATGCCACCCAGTACGGCCCGTCGCGCACCGACAACATCCACGGCATCCGCAACTCCGACTGGATGATCACCGTCTTCGGCGACGGGCACCAGCCCGCGATCGACCCGACGAACCCCGACATCATCTACTCGCAGTGGCAGCAGGGAAACCTGGTGCGCCACGACCGCAAGACCGGCGAGATCGTCTACATCCAGCCCCAGCCGGGCGCCGACGAGGAAACCGACCGCTTCAACTGGGACGCACCCATCCTGATCAGTCCGCACGATCCGGCCCGCCTCTTCTTCGCGAGCCAGCGCGTTTGGCAAAGCGACGACCGTGGCGAGTCCTGGGTCGCCATCAGCGGCGATCTCTCGCGCGGCATCGAGCGGCTGACCGAACCGATGATGGGGCGCGTGTGGAGCTTCGACGCCATCTGGGACCTCTACGCGATGTCCAAGTACGGCACCATCACCTCCCTCTCGGAATCGCCGCAGCAGGCCGGCTTGATCTACGCCGGCACGGATGACGGGCTGATCCACGTGACCGAGGACGGCGGGCGGACCTGGCGGGCAGCCGGCCCGCTTCCCGAGGTGCCCGACTTCGCGTTCGTCAACGACATCAAGGCCGGCCTGCACGATGCCGACACCGTCTATGTCTGCCTCGACAACCACAAGGCAGGCGACTTCGCCCCGTACGCGCTCAAGAGTTCCGACCGCGGCCGCACCTGGACGTCGATCGGCGCCAACCTGCCCGACCGGCACATCGTCTGGAGGCTGGTGCAGGACCACATCAAGCCGGAGTTGCTCTTTGTTGGCACGGAGTTCGGCGTCTTCTTTAGCGTGAACGACGGGCAGGACTGGATCGAGCTGACCGGCGGCGTGCCGAACATCCCGTTCCGCGACCTCGCGATCCAGACGCGCGAGGACGATCTGGTCGGCGCGACATTCGGCCGGGGCTTCTACATCCTCGACGACTACTCTCCGCTGCGGAGTGTCTCCGAAGATACGCTCGAGCAGGACGTGGACCTCTTCCCCGTGCGCGATGCGTGGTGGTACGTGCCCCGTCGCACGCTCGGCTACGGCCAGAAGGCCTCCCAGGGCGACGCCTTCTTCGTTGCGCCAAATCCACCATTCGGCGCCACCTTCACGTACTACCTCCGGGAACCGCTCGAGACGCGAAAGGAAATCCGCACGAAGCGCGAGACGAAGATCGCCGAGACCGGCGGCGATACGCCCACGCCTGGGTGGGACGCGCTCCGCGAAGAAGAACAGGAAGAACCCCCCGCCGTCGTGCTCACCGTGCGCGACGCCAACGGCGACGTCGTCCGGCACATCACCGGACCAACGCAACGCGGCATCCACCGTGTGCAGTGGAGCCTGACCTACCCCTCTACCGATCCGTGGGTCGCGGATCGCGGCGAGGATAGCGTGTACGCCATCGGCGATCCAGACGATGGCGTCCTCGTGACGCCGGGGACATACACCGTGCACCTCTCGACGCGCGTCGACGGCGAACTGATCGACAGCGGAAAGTCGGAGCAGTTCGAGGTCGTGCCTTTACGCAAGAGCGGCACTCTGCCGGGCGCGTCCCCGAGCGATCTGGTCGCGTTCAATCGGGGCATCGCGGAGATGCAGCGGTCCGTAGCCGGAGCGAGGCGTGTCCTGCAGGACACGGGGCGCCGGCTCGGCGCTATTAGGCAGACCCTCGATCGGTCGATCGTCGACGACGCCACGCTCGGCGATGAAGTCAGGCTGATGGCGCGACGCGTCGCCGATATGCAGGAACGGCTCTCCGGCAACGAGCGGCGTGGCCTGGCGAATGACCAGGGGCCCGTCTCCATCTCGCGGAGACTAAGCGTGGCGCAGTTCGGGACCCAGTACGCGCTGCACGGCCCCACGCCGACACACCGCGAGTCGTATGACATCGCTCGGCGGACATTCGCCGACCTGAAGGCGGAACTGGATCGCCTGGTGACGCGTGAACTTCCGGAACTGGAACGCCGCCTCGATGAGGCGGGCCTGCCCTGGACGCCAGGCCGCGCCGTGCCCGGTCGCTGA
- a CDS encoding glycosyl hydrolase, giving the protein MVAPQEGIQAPTADAAAQEAESEEEPVMSAGSFSGLKFRSIGPALMSGRIGDLAVNPHRDAEYYVAVASGNVWKTVNDGITFEPVFDGEGSYSIGCITLDPNDTNVVWVGTGENNSQRSVSFGDGVYKSINGGGSWTNVGLPESEHIGMIAVDPRDSDTVYVASQGPLWRSGGDRGLYKTIDGGETWERILHVSDDTGINEVHLDPRNPDVLYASAYQRRRHVWTLINGGPEGGLWKSTDAGATWKEINSGLPGEDKGRIGLDISPADPDVLYAIVEAAKGESGFYRSDDRGETWTKMSGHATTSPQYYNEIVCHPTDVDTVYSLDTFMHVTRDGGRSFQVVPRMNRHVDDHALWIDPEDPLHMLVGSDGGLYDTHDAGENWRFMANLPITQFYRVNVDNAEPFYNIYGGTQDNNTQGGPSRTTDRGGIMNEHWFITVGGDGYETVVDPQDPNLVYSQWQYGGLVRHDRRSGEVADIRPLARPGDEPYVFNWDTPLIMSPHDNERLYFAGNFLFRSDDRGNNWRIVSPNLTRGIDRNTLEVMGVIQKPDAVAKHNSTSIYGNAVALDESPIAEGLLYVGTDDGLIHVTEDGGENWRRIERIEGVPERTYVSCLHASMVDPDVVFATFDNHKMGDFAPYAYRSDDRGRTWTPITGDLPERDICYVIRQDHANPDLLFLGTEFAAYFTVDAGQTWIKMSGVPTIAVQDLEIQRRENDVVLGTFGRGFYVLDDYSPLRTISEDVLTGKPVLFGVKDAPLYVERSRLGHTNGRGYQGASFYAAPNPPFGAIFTYHLAEKITTLEEQRHEREDEEGWAYPGIDELRAEDLETAPRVVLTVRDEAGGVVRRVEGGRDKGFHRTAWDLRYPSEQPVELSSGEVSDFAPPPAGPLVASGTYSVTLDLYHNGAVERLAGPEQFGVYALDLATMRDADPRGSLAFAREASELRRRVVGAIRASGEAENRIRYLRQAILDTPAAGPEHDERLETIRTDLAGILVELRGDPTLRRRNRPQDPSIGDRIGAVVSGRLRVTSPPTGTHREQYDFAAESFARAHAELRRVIDRLVELESELEELGAPWTPGRVPSR; this is encoded by the coding sequence GTGGTTGCGCCCCAGGAGGGCATCCAGGCCCCCACGGCCGATGCCGCCGCCCAGGAAGCGGAGTCCGAAGAAGAACCGGTGATGAGCGCCGGTTCCTTCTCGGGGCTCAAGTTCCGCTCGATCGGGCCCGCCCTCATGTCCGGACGCATCGGCGACCTTGCCGTCAATCCCCACCGCGACGCCGAGTACTACGTCGCCGTTGCCAGCGGCAATGTCTGGAAGACGGTCAACGACGGCATCACGTTCGAGCCGGTCTTCGATGGCGAGGGCTCGTACTCGATCGGGTGCATCACCCTCGATCCCAACGACACCAACGTCGTCTGGGTCGGCACGGGCGAGAACAACTCGCAGCGTTCGGTCTCCTTTGGCGACGGCGTCTACAAGAGCATCAATGGGGGTGGCAGCTGGACCAATGTCGGCCTGCCCGAATCCGAGCACATCGGCATGATCGCAGTCGATCCGCGCGACTCGGACACCGTGTACGTCGCGTCGCAGGGGCCACTCTGGCGGTCCGGCGGCGACCGTGGCCTCTACAAGACGATCGACGGCGGCGAGACCTGGGAGCGCATCCTCCACGTCTCCGACGACACCGGGATCAATGAGGTCCACCTCGACCCGCGCAACCCCGACGTGCTGTACGCCTCCGCCTACCAGCGTCGGCGGCACGTCTGGACGCTCATCAATGGCGGGCCCGAGGGCGGCCTCTGGAAATCCACGGATGCCGGAGCCACCTGGAAGGAGATCAACTCGGGCCTGCCGGGCGAGGACAAGGGCCGGATCGGCCTGGACATCTCGCCGGCCGACCCCGACGTGCTCTACGCCATCGTCGAAGCGGCCAAGGGCGAGAGCGGCTTCTACCGCTCGGACGACCGCGGCGAGACCTGGACAAAGATGAGCGGCCACGCCACCACCAGCCCGCAGTACTACAACGAGATCGTCTGCCATCCCACCGATGTCGACACCGTCTATTCGCTCGACACGTTCATGCACGTCACCCGCGACGGCGGCAGGAGCTTCCAGGTCGTGCCCCGCATGAACCGGCACGTCGACGACCACGCGCTGTGGATCGATCCAGAGGATCCCCTCCACATGCTCGTCGGCTCCGATGGCGGCCTCTACGACACGCACGATGCCGGCGAGAACTGGCGGTTCATGGCAAACCTGCCGATCACCCAGTTCTACCGCGTCAACGTCGACAACGCCGAGCCCTTCTACAACATCTACGGCGGCACGCAGGACAACAACACGCAGGGCGGGCCATCGCGCACCACCGATCGCGGCGGCATCATGAACGAGCACTGGTTCATCACCGTTGGCGGCGACGGCTACGAGACGGTCGTCGACCCACAGGACCCGAATCTGGTCTACAGCCAGTGGCAGTACGGCGGGCTGGTGCGCCACGACCGGCGGTCCGGCGAGGTCGCCGACATCCGGCCCCTGGCGCGTCCCGGCGACGAGCCGTACGTCTTCAACTGGGATACGCCGCTCATCATGAGCCCGCACGACAACGAGCGGCTCTACTTCGCGGGCAATTTCCTGTTCCGATCCGACGATCGCGGCAACAACTGGCGGATCGTCAGCCCGAACCTCACCCGCGGCATCGATCGAAACACGCTCGAGGTCATGGGCGTGATCCAGAAGCCCGACGCGGTCGCCAAGCACAATTCGACGTCGATCTACGGCAACGCCGTCGCGCTCGACGAATCCCCCATCGCCGAGGGGCTCCTCTATGTTGGCACCGACGACGGACTCATCCATGTCACCGAGGATGGCGGCGAGAACTGGCGCAGGATCGAGCGCATCGAGGGCGTGCCGGAGAGGACCTACGTCAGCTGCCTGCACGCATCGATGGTCGATCCCGACGTCGTCTTCGCCACCTTCGACAACCACAAGATGGGCGACTTCGCCCCGTATGCCTATCGCTCCGATGACCGCGGGAGGACGTGGACGCCGATCACCGGCGACCTGCCCGAGCGCGACATCTGCTACGTCATCCGCCAGGACCACGCGAATCCGGATCTGCTGTTCCTCGGGACCGAGTTCGCGGCGTACTTCACCGTCGATGCGGGCCAGACCTGGATCAAGATGAGCGGCGTCCCCACCATCGCCGTCCAGGATCTCGAGATCCAGCGCCGCGAGAACGACGTGGTGCTCGGCACGTTCGGCCGAGGCTTCTACGTGCTCGACGACTACTCACCGCTCCGGACCATCAGCGAAGACGTGCTCACCGGCAAACCCGTGCTGTTCGGCGTCAAGGACGCGCCGCTCTACGTCGAGCGGAGCCGGCTCGGCCACACCAACGGCCGGGGATACCAGGGCGCCTCCTTCTACGCCGCGCCCAACCCCCCATTCGGCGCGATCTTCACCTACCACCTCGCCGAGAAGATCACCACGCTCGAAGAGCAGCGGCACGAGCGCGAAGATGAGGAAGGCTGGGCGTACCCCGGCATTGATGAGCTTCGCGCCGAGGACCTCGAGACTGCGCCGCGAGTCGTCCTCACGGTGCGCGACGAGGCCGGAGGCGTCGTCCGGCGCGTCGAGGGTGGGCGCGACAAGGGCTTCCATCGCACCGCGTGGGACCTGCGGTACCCATCGGAGCAGCCCGTCGAGCTCTCGAGTGGCGAGGTGTCGGACTTCGCACCACCACCGGCCGGCCCGCTCGTTGCATCCGGCACCTACTCGGTCACGCTCGATCTCTACCACAACGGTGCCGTCGAACGGCTCGCCGGCCCAGAGCAATTCGGCGTGTATGCGTTGGACCTCGCGACCATGCGGGACGCCGATCCCAGGGGCTCGCTGGCGTTTGCCCGCGAAGCCTCCGAACTGCGTCGACGGGTCGTGGGCGCCATCCGGGCGTCCGGCGAGGCCGAGAATCGCATCCGCTACCTGCGGCAGGCCATCCTCGACACGCCGGCCGCCGGCCCCGAGCATGACGAGCGACTGGAGACCATTCGCACCGATCTTGCCGGCATCCTCGTTGAATTGCGGGGCGACCCAACACTCCGCCGGCGAAATCGCCCGCAGGACCCATCGATCGGCGACCGCATCGGCGCCGTCGTCTCCGGCCGGCTGCGAGTCACCAGTCCACCGACCGGCACGCATCGCGAGCAGTACGATTTCGCGGCCGAGTCGTTCGCTCGGGCACATGCGGAGCTCCGCCGCGTGATCGATCGCTTGGTCGAGTTGGAGTCCGAACTGGAGGAACTGGGAGCACCCTGGACGCCCGGCCGGGTGCCGTCGCGGTAG
- a CDS encoding redoxin domain-containing protein produces the protein MTATIELPVRESPIAAGEPAPDFTLMDQNREEWTLSEALADGDVALCFYPMDFSPVCSAEMKCVTDEMDSWASKNARVVGISCDSFFVHEAWASQLGLKQTLLADMHRAVCKAYGFYWSDLNISSRGTVLITRGEDGQPTVKWVQAREIKDAMDLDELVGQLG, from the coding sequence ATGACCGCGACCATCGAGCTGCCCGTCCGCGAATCGCCCATCGCCGCCGGCGAGCCCGCGCCCGACTTCACGCTGATGGACCAGAACCGCGAGGAGTGGACGCTCAGCGAGGCCCTGGCCGACGGGGACGTTGCCCTCTGCTTCTACCCCATGGACTTCAGTCCCGTGTGCTCCGCCGAAATGAAGTGCGTGACCGACGAGATGGACTCGTGGGCCTCCAAGAACGCCCGGGTCGTCGGCATCTCCTGCGACAGCTTCTTCGTGCACGAGGCGTGGGCCAGCCAGCTCGGCCTCAAGCAGACCCTGCTGGCCGACATGCACCGAGCGGTCTGCAAGGCCTACGGCTTCTACTGGTCCGACCTGAACATCTCCAGCCGTGGCACCGTGCTCATCACCCGCGGCGAGGACGGCCAGCCCACCGTCAAGTGGGTGCAGGCCCGCGAGATCAAGGACGCGATGGACCTCGACGAGCTGGTTGGCCAACTCGGCTAG
- a CDS encoding YggS family pyridoxal phosphate-dependent enzyme — MPTTRPAAMNDIADDELRRRYRDVHERIERAASRTETDAASIILVAVTKHAEPEQILQLVRAGHLDFGENRVQQLLQRASMLSEQAERMRSLGAALGAAGASEPVRWHMIGQLQRNKAKQVASVCRLVHSVDSLRVAEELQEIGLKREAPVEVLLQVNTSGEAAKAGCPGAAALHVVEQIHTMIHLRLRGIMAIAPYSEDPEDSRPVFSRCRELFEEIRTEGLVERSFNILSMGMSGDFEVAIEEGANMVRVGSAIFGEKRE, encoded by the coding sequence ATGCCGACGACCCGACCGGCCGCCATGAACGACATCGCCGACGACGAGCTGCGGCGCCGCTATCGGGACGTCCACGAGCGGATCGAGCGGGCCGCCTCGCGGACCGAGACCGATGCCGCCTCGATCATCCTGGTGGCCGTCACCAAGCACGCCGAGCCCGAGCAGATCCTGCAACTGGTGCGGGCCGGCCACCTGGATTTCGGCGAGAACCGCGTGCAGCAGCTGCTCCAGCGGGCCTCGATGCTCAGCGAGCAAGCCGAGCGGATGCGCTCTCTGGGTGCGGCGCTGGGGGCGGCGGGCGCGAGCGAGCCCGTGCGGTGGCACATGATCGGCCAGCTGCAGCGCAACAAGGCCAAGCAGGTCGCCAGCGTGTGCCGCCTCGTGCACAGCGTCGACAGCCTGCGGGTGGCCGAGGAGCTCCAAGAGATCGGCCTCAAGCGGGAGGCCCCCGTCGAGGTGCTGCTGCAGGTCAACACGTCGGGCGAGGCGGCCAAGGCGGGCTGCCCCGGCGCCGCGGCGCTGCACGTCGTCGAGCAGATCCACACGATGATCCACCTGCGGCTGCGCGGGATCATGGCCATCGCGCCCTACAGCGAGGACCCCGAGGACAGCCGCCCGGTATTCTCGCGGTGCCGGGAGCTGTTCGAGGAAATCCGCACCGAGGGCCTCGTGGAGCGGTCGTTCAACATCCTGTCGATGGGCATGTCGGGCGACTTCGAGGTGGCGATCGAAGAAGGGGCGAACATGGTCCGCGTCGGCAGCGCCATCTTCGGAGAGAAGCGGGAGTAG
- a CDS encoding peptidoglycan recognition family protein, giving the protein MTSDMERSATRRQVLGLGCLTVGGLMLGCAGRPRSTAALPAPVWPASSDPYVPGPRPSGSPVEAPVPVVGAMGVERRSAWASEPPRVLLADRMRRIQRITIHHDAMPSSGMLARGDAADRLRAIQRAHFELGWADIGYHYAIDPAGRVWEGRPTNLQGAHVRDQNERNLGIVVLGNFMHEQPTPAAVAALRSFVGAQALRYRVPPARVRTHRELAATQCPGTWLQRAVDNGRRSGVPGLA; this is encoded by the coding sequence ATGACCAGCGACATGGAGCGGAGCGCAACCCGTCGGCAGGTGTTAGGGCTCGGCTGCCTCACGGTGGGTGGCCTGATGCTGGGCTGCGCGGGCCGGCCGAGGTCCACCGCCGCGCTGCCCGCGCCCGTGTGGCCCGCGAGTTCCGACCCATACGTGCCCGGTCCGCGTCCGTCGGGCAGCCCGGTCGAGGCCCCCGTGCCCGTGGTGGGGGCGATGGGCGTCGAGCGGCGTTCGGCGTGGGCCAGCGAGCCGCCCCGCGTGCTGCTGGCCGACCGCATGCGCCGCATCCAGCGGATCACGATCCACCACGACGCGATGCCGTCCAGCGGCATGCTCGCCAGGGGCGACGCCGCCGACAGGCTGCGGGCCATCCAGCGGGCCCACTTCGAGCTGGGCTGGGCCGACATCGGCTACCACTACGCCATCGATCCGGCGGGCCGCGTGTGGGAGGGCCGCCCCACGAACCTCCAGGGCGCCCACGTCCGCGACCAGAATGAGCGGAACCTGGGCATCGTGGTGCTGGGGAACTTCATGCACGAGCAGCCCACGCCCGCTGCCGTCGCCGCCCTGCGCAGCTTCGTGGGCGCCCAGGCGCTTCGCTACCGCGTGCCGCCGGCCCGCGTCCGCACGCACCGCGAGCTGGCGGCCACGCAGTGCCCGGGCACCTGGCTGCAGCGCGCCGTCGACAATGGCCGGCGCAGCGGCGTGCCGGGCCTGGCGTAG
- a CDS encoding DUF481 domain-containing protein, producing MHRCTLLALLAAGLAVPSSALAETLGLPTVELPQDQAEVGEAQADGEAEPVDEGPGPRTSFWSGWSRTIELGLDGATGNTEAFNFRFATSTMRETDYLRTELSGTYDFGTNDGEESKNQARVLGVNDWKVPGKRHFYFGRGVYDFDEFQDWDSRLQLFGGVGYEILKERSLLDGGTDKADLRGRAGAGATREFGGVDNSWRPEALIGIEFDWMINERSSFDAYSNFFPALDDLDARIESGANYDILLSEEDSLTLRLGVEHRYDTEPGDANRSDFEYYILLVYEF from the coding sequence ATGCACCGATGCACCTTGCTTGCGCTCCTGGCGGCCGGCCTGGCCGTCCCCTCGAGCGCGCTCGCCGAAACGCTCGGCTTGCCAACGGTAGAGCTGCCGCAGGACCAGGCCGAGGTCGGCGAAGCGCAGGCCGACGGCGAGGCCGAGCCCGTCGACGAGGGCCCCGGCCCGCGGACCAGCTTCTGGTCGGGCTGGTCCCGCACGATCGAGCTGGGCCTGGACGGCGCCACGGGCAACACCGAGGCGTTCAACTTCCGCTTCGCAACGAGCACCATGCGGGAGACCGACTACCTCCGCACCGAGCTCTCGGGCACCTACGACTTCGGCACCAACGACGGCGAGGAGTCCAAGAACCAGGCCCGCGTCCTCGGTGTCAATGACTGGAAGGTGCCCGGCAAGCGGCACTTCTACTTCGGCCGCGGCGTATACGACTTCGACGAGTTCCAGGACTGGGACAGCCGGCTGCAGCTCTTCGGCGGCGTGGGCTACGAGATCCTCAAGGAACGCTCGCTGCTCGACGGCGGCACCGACAAGGCCGACCTCAGGGGCCGGGCCGGCGCCGGTGCCACGCGCGAGTTCGGCGGCGTGGACAACAGCTGGCGGCCCGAGGCGCTCATCGGCATCGAATTCGACTGGATGATCAACGAACGCAGCTCGTTCGACGCATACAGCAACTTCTTCCCGGCACTGGACGACCTGGATGCCCGCATCGAGAGTGGCGCGAACTACGACATCCTGCTGTCGGAAGAAGACTCGCTCACGCTGCGGCTGGGTGTCGAGCACCGCTACGACACCGAGCCGGGCGACGCGAATCGCAGCGACTTCGAGTACTACATCCTGCTAGTCTACGAGTTCTAG